The Phoenix dactylifera cultivar Barhee BC4 chromosome 9, palm_55x_up_171113_PBpolish2nd_filt_p, whole genome shotgun sequence genome window below encodes:
- the LOC103703774 gene encoding uncharacterized protein LOC103703774 produces MSGGTPVAGGYVRQRHNQGKLLDWRDLEDDASSRPPTYSIPALRRARTRKEVVETVIWLIAVCIIYYGDRRSNLISLLCWDGRIKRTALYLSLVGVALDLGLNLYSTFFLCGPQKLYEKNEALLSIAPCIIMLGFLLFCLLSFALWPIWCFLSIPLLFTLFMAVMVISPYLLIGPLRLSEFAARAD; encoded by the exons ATGTCAGGGGGCACGCCGGTGGCTGGTGGCTACGTGAGGCAGAGACACAACCAAGG GAAACTCCTCGACTGGCGAGACCTCGAGGACGATGCATCTTCAAGGCCACCAACATATTCGATACCAGCCCTTCGGAGGGCTCGGACACGGAAAGAAGTCGTTGAGACGGTAATCTGGCTCATTGCGGTGTGCATCATCTACTATGGCGATCGGCGCTCAAATCTGATCTCTCTCTTGTGCTGGGATGGAAGGATCAAGAG GACAGCTCTGTACCTCAGTCTTGTGGGTGTTGCCTTGGATTTAGGCCTTAATTTATATTCCACATTTTTCTTGTGCGGTCCACAGAAGctttatgaaaaaaatgaagCCTTGCTTTCTATAGCACCATGTATCATCATGCTTGGATTCCTCTTGTTCTGCTT GTTAtcatttgctttatggcctatTTGGTGTTTCTTGTCCATTCCTCTTTTG TTTACACTATTCATGGCTGTCATGGTTATATCACCATACTTGCTAATTGGACCACTTAGATTATCTGAATTTGCAGCCCGTGCTGACTGA